In the genome of Myxococcus stipitatus, one region contains:
- a CDS encoding SDR family oxidoreductase, giving the protein MNLELKDKVALVTGSTAGIGLAIVEALASEGAEVIVNGRSKERVDAAIAAVRRKQPDAKLRGAAIDLGTSEGASALLQSIPRVDILVNNLGIFEAKPLEAISDAEWMRFFDVNVMSGVRLSRHYLQGMRETNWGRIVFISSESGIQIPVEMVHYGVTKTAQIALSRGIAESLSGTGITSNCVLPGPTRTEGVEDFLKGLATQQGVDQATVEREFFKSARPSSLLQRFAEPSEVAALVAFVCSPKSSGINGTALRVDGGVVRAIP; this is encoded by the coding sequence ATGAACCTGGAATTGAAGGACAAGGTTGCACTGGTGACGGGGTCCACGGCGGGCATCGGCCTGGCCATCGTCGAGGCCCTGGCGAGCGAGGGAGCGGAGGTCATCGTCAACGGCCGCTCGAAGGAGCGGGTGGACGCGGCCATCGCCGCCGTGCGCCGCAAGCAGCCGGACGCGAAGCTGCGCGGCGCGGCCATCGACCTGGGCACGAGCGAGGGCGCAAGCGCGCTCCTCCAGTCGATTCCGCGCGTGGACATCCTGGTGAACAACCTGGGCATCTTCGAGGCGAAGCCGCTCGAGGCCATCTCCGACGCGGAGTGGATGCGCTTCTTCGATGTGAACGTGATGAGCGGCGTGCGCCTCAGCCGCCACTACCTCCAGGGGATGCGCGAGACGAACTGGGGGCGCATCGTCTTCATCTCCAGCGAGTCGGGCATCCAGATTCCCGTGGAGATGGTCCACTACGGGGTGACGAAGACGGCGCAGATTGCCCTGTCGCGCGGCATCGCGGAGAGCCTGTCGGGGACGGGCATCACCTCGAACTGTGTGCTGCCGGGCCCCACGCGCACCGAGGGCGTGGAGGACTTCCTCAAGGGCCTGGCGACGCAGCAGGGGGTGGACCAGGCGACCGTGGAGCGCGAGTTCTTCAAGAGCGCCCGCCCGTCATCGCTGCTCCAGCGCTTCGCCGAGCCGAGCGAGGTCGCCGCGTTGGTGGCCTTCGTGTGCAGCCCGAAGTCGTCCGGCATCAACGGCACGGCGCTGCGCGTGGACGGCGGTGTCGTGCGCGCCATCCCCTGA
- a CDS encoding EVE domain-containing protein: MAKPQYWLIKSEPSVYAYAQLEKDQQTEWTGIRSFEARNNLRAMQPGDLCLFYHSNEGKAVVGVARVLTRATEDSTAPGEDWASVKVAPVVPVKAPVDLAAVKATAALKEFPLITRSRLSVAPVTAEHFKLILKMGKTSLPK, translated from the coding sequence ATGGCGAAACCCCAGTACTGGCTCATCAAGAGCGAGCCCTCGGTCTACGCGTACGCGCAGCTCGAGAAGGACCAGCAGACGGAGTGGACGGGCATCCGCAGCTTCGAGGCGCGCAACAACCTGCGGGCGATGCAGCCCGGAGATCTCTGCCTCTTCTACCACTCCAACGAGGGCAAGGCCGTGGTCGGCGTGGCCAGGGTCCTCACGCGGGCCACCGAGGACTCGACGGCGCCCGGCGAGGACTGGGCCTCGGTGAAGGTCGCCCCCGTCGTCCCCGTCAAGGCGCCGGTGGACCTCGCCGCCGTCAAGGCCACCGCGGCCCTGAAGGAGTTCCCCCTCATCACCCGCAGCCGCCTCAGCGTCGCGCCCGTCACGGCCGAGCACTTCAAGCTCATCCTGAAGATGGGGAAGACGTCGCTGCCGAAGTAG
- a CDS encoding amino acid permease: protein MANPPDAERQLEEDAAQLQRLGYAQQLLRGMGGFSNFAVSFSIISILTGAVTLYGHGLRFGGPLVMGVGWPLVAVMTLAVAASLAQLASSFPTAGALYHWAAMLGGPRVGFFTAWLNTLGQFAITAGIDYGLAEFLADMLVGSRERSTVLPLYTAILLSHAVLNHVGVRVVAWLNDFSAWYHVVGVAVLIGALAAFAPKQDAAFLLTRFSSETPLYAYGFLIGLLQAQWTFTGYDASAHVSEETRDPTRNAPWGIFLSVAVSAVVGYLLLGAVTLAIQDLPATAAAANPFLSVLTHSLGPALGGALVWVAIGAMWFCGLSSVTSNSRMLFAFARDNGLPASPWLARVSPRFKSPSVAVWVSVAAALVVALWSQAYAAMVALSTLALYASYALPIWVGFRTRRAGTWSHRGPWDLGRASSFVNAVALGWCAVVMVLFVLPPNQLAGYTFAGALVLLGLYWGVVQRHTFTGPRVTLLRPPEPPATSAATSSPSSG, encoded by the coding sequence ATGGCCAACCCACCGGACGCCGAGCGTCAGCTCGAGGAGGACGCCGCCCAGCTCCAGCGACTGGGGTACGCGCAGCAGCTCCTGCGCGGCATGGGCGGCTTCTCCAACTTCGCGGTCTCCTTCTCCATCATCTCCATCCTCACCGGCGCCGTGACGCTGTACGGCCATGGCCTGCGCTTCGGGGGGCCGCTGGTGATGGGGGTGGGCTGGCCGCTGGTGGCGGTGATGACGCTGGCCGTGGCGGCGAGCCTCGCGCAGCTCGCGTCCTCCTTTCCCACCGCGGGCGCGCTCTACCACTGGGCCGCGATGCTGGGCGGGCCCCGGGTGGGCTTCTTCACCGCGTGGCTGAACACGCTGGGGCAGTTCGCCATCACCGCGGGCATCGACTACGGGCTGGCGGAGTTCCTCGCGGACATGCTCGTGGGCTCGCGCGAGCGCTCCACCGTGCTGCCGCTCTACACGGCCATCCTCCTGTCCCACGCGGTGCTCAACCACGTGGGTGTGCGGGTCGTCGCCTGGCTCAATGACTTCTCGGCCTGGTACCACGTCGTGGGCGTGGCGGTGCTCATCGGCGCGCTCGCGGCCTTCGCGCCCAAGCAGGACGCGGCCTTCCTGCTGACGCGCTTCAGCTCCGAGACACCGCTGTATGCCTATGGCTTCCTCATCGGCCTGCTCCAGGCGCAGTGGACCTTCACGGGCTACGACGCCAGCGCCCATGTCTCCGAGGAGACACGAGACCCCACGCGCAACGCCCCGTGGGGCATCTTCCTGTCCGTGGCCGTCAGCGCGGTGGTGGGCTACCTGCTGCTCGGCGCGGTGACGCTGGCCATCCAGGACCTGCCCGCCACGGCCGCCGCCGCCAATCCCTTCCTGTCCGTGCTGACGCACTCGCTGGGCCCGGCCCTGGGGGGCGCGCTGGTCTGGGTGGCCATTGGCGCCATGTGGTTCTGCGGGCTGTCGTCGGTGACGTCCAACTCGCGCATGTTGTTCGCCTTCGCGCGCGACAACGGCCTGCCGGCCTCCCCCTGGCTGGCGCGGGTGTCGCCGCGCTTCAAGAGCCCCTCCGTCGCAGTCTGGGTGTCGGTGGCCGCGGCCCTGGTGGTGGCGCTGTGGAGCCAGGCCTACGCGGCCATGGTGGCGCTGAGCACGCTGGCGCTCTATGCGTCCTATGCCCTGCCCATCTGGGTGGGCTTCCGCACGCGGCGGGCCGGGACGTGGTCCCACCGAGGCCCGTGGGACCTGGGCCGCGCGTCGTCGTTCGTCAACGCGGTGGCGCTGGGGTGGTGCGCGGTGGTGATGGTGCTCTTCGTCCTGCCGCCCAACCAGCTCGCCGGCTACACGTTCGCCGGCGCGCTGGTGTTGCTGGGGCTCTACTGGGGCGTGGTCCAGCGGCACACCTTCACGGGGCCGCGGGTGACGCTGCTCCGGCCCCCGGAGCCTCCGGCTACTTCGGCAGCGACGTCTTCCCCATCTTCAGGATGA
- a CDS encoding sigma-70 family RNA polymerase sigma factor, giving the protein MAFDALLEAEQAALSRLARRLVWDSEEARDLVQASLADAYEKRHLLRDAKAGPAWLRRILVSRAMGHLRRRRVWSVIREALNGGFALEPSPEERFEGAERWRALGRAVRALPAQQATAFTLRYLEGLDLDSIAESMGIGRGTVRIHLYRALKKLKAEQALEGETS; this is encoded by the coding sequence ATGGCTTTCGACGCCCTCCTCGAGGCGGAGCAGGCCGCGCTGTCGCGGCTGGCGAGGCGGCTGGTGTGGGACAGCGAGGAGGCCCGGGACCTGGTGCAGGCGTCCCTGGCTGATGCCTACGAGAAGCGGCATTTGTTGCGGGACGCGAAGGCGGGCCCGGCGTGGCTGAGGCGCATCCTGGTCTCTCGCGCGATGGGGCACCTGCGGCGGCGGCGCGTGTGGAGCGTGATTCGTGAGGCACTCAACGGAGGCTTCGCGCTGGAGCCGTCACCCGAGGAGCGCTTCGAAGGAGCCGAGCGCTGGCGGGCGTTGGGGCGCGCGGTGCGAGCCCTTCCCGCGCAGCAGGCCACCGCCTTCACGCTGCGCTACCTGGAGGGACTGGACCTGGACTCCATCGCGGAGAGCATGGGCATCGGCCGCGGCACCGTGCGCATCCACCTGTACCGCGCGCTGAAGAAGCTCAAGGCCGAGCAGGCCCTCGAAGGAGAGACATCATGA
- a CDS encoding GNAT family N-acetyltransferase: protein MSTPDIRRIPAAETRGLRRAVLRPHQPPEAVVYPGDDDQDTLHLGVYSDGRLLGVASLYREPPPYALKAITAWRLRGMAVEQGRQGQGLGAALLKACMDHAREHRGTQLWCNARATASGFYRSLGFIQHGDVFELPGIGPHHLMSRELKESER from the coding sequence GTGAGCACTCCAGACATCCGCCGGATTCCAGCCGCCGAGACACGCGGGCTGCGCCGGGCCGTCCTGCGCCCCCACCAGCCTCCCGAGGCCGTCGTCTATCCAGGAGATGATGACCAGGACACCCTCCATCTGGGCGTGTACTCGGACGGCCGCCTGCTCGGTGTGGCGTCACTGTACCGGGAGCCGCCCCCCTACGCACTGAAGGCCATCACCGCGTGGCGCCTGCGCGGCATGGCCGTGGAGCAGGGGCGACAGGGCCAGGGCCTGGGCGCGGCCTTGCTGAAGGCCTGCATGGACCACGCGCGGGAGCATCGCGGCACGCAGCTGTGGTGCAACGCGCGCGCGACGGCGTCAGGCTTCTATCGCTCGCTGGGCTTCATCCAGCACGGGGACGTGTTCGAGCTGCCCGGAATCGGGCCCCACCACCTCATGTCGCGAGAGCTGAAGGAGTCCGAGCGATGA
- a CDS encoding bifunctional chorismate mutase/prephenate dehydratase, with the protein MSSPLDLGALRDAIEAIDEEILDALRRRMDLADDVARSKLATAAPLRDQRREDLLLRRIRTRAAEHKLDPHEVERIWRLVIDMSVARQQALVTRQDTTPLRVGYPGVEGSYSHLAARRLYSGRAGGVLLTGFDHSREVVEALRRGEQDLALLPIENTTAGSMNETYDLLAEGGVVITAELVSQVDHRLLGLPGAKLEGLREVFSHPQALAQCETFLRDKLPWARAVPDVDTGGAAQKVRERNDPTVAAIASEIAAQRFGLEVLARELQPESDYTRFVEVGREATPLSPEAPCKTSLLMVLEHKPGTLGEMLQRLTLRGVNLSKLESRPIPGSPWQYRFYVDVEGHAASAPLTAALEDIRPLTSFLRVLGTYARAEGSHG; encoded by the coding sequence ATGAGCTCCCCGCTGGACCTGGGCGCGCTGCGCGACGCCATCGAGGCCATCGACGAGGAGATTCTCGACGCCCTCCGCCGCCGCATGGACCTGGCGGACGACGTGGCCCGCTCCAAGCTGGCCACCGCGGCGCCGCTCCGGGACCAGCGACGGGAAGACCTGCTCCTGCGGCGCATCCGCACGCGCGCCGCGGAGCACAAGCTGGACCCGCACGAGGTGGAGCGCATCTGGCGGCTGGTCATCGACATGTCCGTGGCCCGGCAGCAGGCGCTCGTCACGCGGCAGGACACCACGCCGCTTCGCGTGGGCTATCCCGGTGTCGAGGGCTCCTACAGCCACCTGGCCGCGCGCCGCCTCTACTCGGGCCGCGCCGGGGGCGTGCTGCTCACCGGGTTCGACCACTCGCGCGAGGTGGTGGAGGCGCTGCGCCGCGGCGAGCAGGACCTGGCGCTCCTGCCCATCGAGAACACCACCGCGGGCAGCATGAACGAGACATATGACCTGCTGGCCGAGGGCGGCGTGGTCATCACCGCGGAGCTGGTGAGCCAGGTGGACCACCGGCTGCTGGGCCTGCCGGGCGCGAAGCTGGAGGGCCTGCGCGAGGTGTTCTCCCATCCGCAGGCCCTGGCCCAGTGCGAGACGTTCCTTCGCGACAAGCTGCCGTGGGCGCGGGCGGTGCCGGACGTGGACACGGGCGGCGCGGCGCAGAAGGTGCGCGAGCGCAATGACCCGACGGTCGCCGCCATCGCCAGCGAGATCGCCGCGCAGCGCTTCGGCCTGGAGGTGCTCGCGCGCGAGCTCCAGCCCGAGTCCGACTACACGCGCTTCGTCGAGGTGGGGCGCGAGGCCACGCCGCTGTCGCCCGAGGCCCCGTGCAAGACGTCGCTGCTCATGGTGCTGGAGCACAAGCCCGGCACGCTGGGGGAGATGCTCCAGCGGCTCACCCTGCGCGGCGTCAACCTGAGCAAGCTGGAGTCGCGGCCGATTCCGGGCAGCCCGTGGCAGTACCGCTTCTACGTGGACGTGGAGGGCCATGCGGCCTCCGCGCCGCTGACGGCCGCGCTCGAGGACATCCGTCCGCTGACCTCCTTCCTGCGAGTGCTCGGCACCTATGCCCGAGCCGAGGGGAGCCATGGCTGA
- the pheA gene encoding prephenate dehydratase produces MAEPSARRIAFQGERGAYGEEALRALHGPHVEAVPCPTFRAVFEAVAEGRVDGGVVPVESSLGGPVAENVDLLLEHDVPITGEMSLRIRHCLVAPKGLALADVERVLSHPQALAQCAGYLRRRGIQPVPEANTAIAARKVAEETPPRTGAIASRASAELYGLTVLEEGVEDSPDNYTRFIALGLTPPREWKRRKTALAFTVQNESGALYRVLGAFSGRGLEVSRLESRPQRRAWEYVWCLDVDGALEDPRVREAVEAAQAACITLRVLGSYGVA; encoded by the coding sequence ATGGCTGAGCCGTCTGCGCGCCGCATCGCCTTCCAGGGAGAGCGAGGCGCCTATGGAGAAGAGGCGCTGCGCGCGCTCCACGGGCCGCACGTCGAAGCCGTCCCCTGCCCCACCTTCCGCGCCGTCTTCGAGGCCGTGGCCGAAGGCCGCGTGGACGGCGGCGTGGTCCCCGTGGAGAGCTCGCTGGGCGGCCCGGTGGCGGAGAACGTGGACCTGCTGCTGGAGCACGACGTGCCCATCACCGGCGAGATGTCGCTGCGCATCCGCCACTGCCTCGTCGCGCCCAAGGGCCTGGCGCTCGCGGACGTCGAGCGGGTGCTGTCGCATCCCCAGGCCCTGGCCCAGTGCGCCGGCTACCTGCGGCGGCGCGGCATCCAGCCCGTTCCGGAGGCCAACACCGCCATCGCCGCGCGCAAGGTCGCCGAGGAGACTCCGCCGCGCACCGGCGCCATCGCCAGCCGCGCCTCCGCGGAGCTGTACGGGCTGACGGTGCTGGAGGAAGGCGTGGAGGACTCTCCGGACAACTACACGCGCTTCATCGCGCTGGGCCTCACGCCGCCGCGCGAGTGGAAGCGGCGCAAGACGGCGCTCGCCTTCACGGTGCAGAACGAGTCCGGCGCGCTGTACCGCGTGCTGGGGGCGTTCTCCGGACGCGGGCTGGAGGTGTCCCGGCTGGAGTCCCGGCCGCAGCGCCGCGCGTGGGAGTACGTGTGGTGCCTGGACGTGGACGGCGCGCTGGAGGACCCGCGGGTGCGCGAGGCGGTGGAGGCCGCTCAAGCAGCCTGCATCACCCTGCGGGTCCTCGGCAGCTACGGCGTGGCCTGA
- a CDS encoding 3-deoxy-7-phosphoheptulonate synthase produces MIVMLEPDSPESVVSAVLQVASQYKGVTPRPHVIEGSEYTVTEIYLLGSTAQVPVEAFEQIPGVRQVVRVSQKYRVIGRHKGQRTSTGFEYNGITFDERTVQVFAGLCAVDTKENVEAMMAALERCDIRTTRMGAYKPRTNPYEFQGLGAACLPWVFESAGRHGIKVVAMEVTHPRHIDEIRDALERSGNATGVMLQVGTRNAQNFELLKSIGQQRVFPVLFKRGMGITLEESLNACEYIASEGNPKIVFCLRGVKSHLGDPHRNMVDFAHVPVVRRLTRMPVCVDPSHAIGRPDAPPDGLPDIFHSIGQGLIAGASMVLVDFHPNPEAALCDGPQALRLEQLAALQRYTQIVREAYLAVVKNGDGSQSTPA; encoded by the coding sequence ATGATTGTCATGCTCGAACCGGACTCTCCTGAGTCCGTCGTATCCGCCGTCCTTCAAGTCGCGTCGCAGTACAAGGGCGTGACGCCGCGTCCCCACGTCATCGAGGGCTCGGAGTACACCGTCACGGAGATCTACCTGCTGGGCTCCACGGCGCAGGTGCCGGTGGAGGCCTTCGAGCAGATTCCGGGCGTGCGGCAGGTGGTGCGCGTCTCCCAGAAGTACCGCGTCATCGGCCGGCACAAGGGCCAGCGGACGTCGACGGGCTTCGAGTACAACGGCATCACCTTCGACGAGCGCACCGTGCAGGTGTTCGCCGGCCTGTGCGCGGTGGACACGAAGGAGAACGTGGAGGCGATGATGGCGGCGCTGGAGCGCTGCGACATCCGCACCACGCGCATGGGCGCGTACAAGCCCCGCACCAACCCCTACGAGTTCCAGGGCCTGGGCGCCGCGTGCCTTCCGTGGGTGTTCGAGTCGGCGGGCCGGCACGGCATCAAGGTCGTCGCCATGGAGGTGACGCACCCGCGCCACATCGACGAGATTCGCGACGCGCTGGAGCGCTCCGGCAACGCCACGGGCGTCATGCTCCAGGTGGGCACGCGCAACGCGCAGAACTTCGAGCTGCTCAAGTCCATTGGCCAGCAGCGCGTCTTCCCCGTGCTCTTCAAGCGCGGCATGGGCATCACCCTGGAGGAGTCGCTCAACGCCTGCGAGTACATCGCGAGCGAGGGCAACCCGAAGATCGTCTTCTGCCTCCGCGGCGTGAAGTCGCACCTGGGCGATCCGCACCGGAACATGGTGGACTTCGCGCACGTGCCGGTGGTCCGCCGCCTCACGCGCATGCCGGTGTGCGTGGACCCGTCGCACGCCATCGGTCGGCCGGATGCGCCGCCGGACGGCCTGCCGGACATCTTCCACTCCATCGGCCAGGGCCTCATCGCGGGTGCGTCCATGGTGCTGGTGGACTTCCACCCGAACCCGGAAGCGGCGCTGTGTGACGGTCCGCAGGCGCTGCGGCTGGAGCAACTCGCCGCGCTCCAGCGCTACACGCAGATTGTCCGCGAGGCGTACCTGGCCGTCGTGAAGAACGGCGACGGGAGCCAGTCCACCCCGGCGTAG
- a CDS encoding tetratricopeptide repeat protein, with product MSKLLFAAFNEGAKLSMTGDHEAAISFFDKVLAVDAKHFPALIAKGSSLARLGRAQEALRCFERAIEVDPSAADPHRDAALCQLELGEPEAAAEHMARAIQLNGDPGYREASAIEVYERGNALLTRGPRRPDKARYRQARHTFELALELAPAYVEAAKALADVWEHLGDTAQRDQYTQLASRLRPKGA from the coding sequence ATGTCCAAGTTGCTGTTCGCGGCGTTCAACGAGGGCGCCAAGCTGTCGATGACCGGCGACCACGAGGCCGCGATCTCCTTCTTCGACAAGGTCCTCGCCGTCGACGCGAAGCACTTTCCCGCCCTCATCGCGAAGGGCTCCTCGCTGGCGCGGCTGGGCCGCGCGCAAGAGGCCCTGCGCTGCTTCGAGCGCGCCATCGAGGTGGACCCGTCCGCCGCGGACCCTCACCGCGACGCGGCCCTGTGCCAGTTGGAGCTGGGCGAGCCGGAGGCCGCCGCGGAGCACATGGCGCGCGCCATCCAGCTCAACGGCGACCCCGGCTACCGCGAGGCGTCCGCCATCGAAGTCTATGAGCGAGGCAACGCGCTGCTCACGCGCGGCCCGCGCCGGCCGGACAAGGCCCGCTATCGTCAAGCACGACACACTTTCGAGCTGGCCCTGGAGCTGGCGCCCGCATACGTCGAGGCGGCCAAGGCCCTGGCCGACGTCTGGGAGCACCTGGGAGACACCGCCCAGAGGGACCAGTACACGCAGCTGGCCTCCCGGCTGCGTCCCAAGGGCGCCTGA